The Halobaculum sp. MBLA0143 genome includes a region encoding these proteins:
- a CDS encoding HNH endonuclease, which produces MTDGEPYDPAYADHPSDEYPPDWPARRKRVFERDANGCQSCGVRSTRVDDVRLEVDHVVPKADGGSHALDNLQALCPSCHAEKHPNNETVAGRAREYERRNARPFWLRLLRLALVVPVLLSLAGGTERDARGRRLQPLDLAGALAQPDGTGVTVDVTVAELWSSDDDNVAQLGRFRGGDDDRCRFVVWAGGDHPRLSEGESVRLVGAETATYDGEPQLVVDRWTAIRRR; this is translated from the coding sequence GTGACCGACGGCGAACCGTACGATCCTGCGTACGCAGATCACCCCTCCGACGAGTACCCGCCGGACTGGCCGGCGCGGCGCAAGCGCGTCTTCGAGCGCGACGCCAACGGCTGTCAGTCCTGCGGCGTCAGGAGCACTCGTGTCGACGACGTGCGTCTGGAGGTGGACCACGTCGTCCCGAAGGCGGACGGCGGGAGCCACGCGCTCGACAACCTCCAGGCGCTGTGTCCGAGCTGTCACGCAGAGAAACACCCGAACAACGAGACCGTCGCCGGCCGTGCCAGAGAGTACGAGCGTCGCAACGCTCGCCCGTTCTGGCTGCGACTCCTCCGGCTGGCGCTCGTCGTCCCCGTGTTGTTGTCGCTGGCCGGCGGCACGGAGCGTGACGCTCGGGGCCGACGGCTCCAGCCGTTGGACCTGGCAGGCGCGCTCGCCCAGCCGGACGGCACCGGCGTCACCGTCGACGTGACGGTCGCGGAGCTGTGGTCGAGCGACGACGACAACGTCGCCCAACTGGGCCGGTTCCGAGGCGGAGACGACGACCGCTGCCGGTTCGTGGTCTGGGCCGGCGGCGATCACCCTCGACTGTCCGAGGGGGAGTCCGTCCGACTCGTCGGCGCGGAGACGGCGACGTACGACGGCGAACCGCAGTTGGTCGTCGACCGGTGGACGGCGATCCGTCGTCGGTGA
- a CDS encoding N-acetyltransferase family protein, which yields MNGDTEETATHGPSTGVDGREPPAGTSVDLPHTATDRTDREVVYRVYEPSDRAAVRALHDSFQAADRSQGVPPADDDALDEWLSSVLSGPSVVAWHDGTAVGHLALVPDRSGEHELGLFVAADYREAGVGTELLRSGLAHARETAVSSIWLSVARTNEDARRLFRRAGFVETTETAFTVYAARAVRE from the coding sequence ATGAACGGAGACACCGAGGAGACGGCGACGCACGGACCGTCGACCGGGGTCGACGGACGCGAGCCCCCCGCAGGAACGAGTGTCGACCTCCCCCACACCGCGACGGACCGCACCGACCGCGAGGTCGTCTACCGAGTCTACGAGCCGAGCGACCGCGCGGCCGTCCGTGCGCTGCACGACAGCTTCCAGGCGGCCGACCGCTCACAGGGTGTCCCGCCGGCCGACGACGACGCCCTAGACGAGTGGCTGTCGTCCGTGCTGTCGGGGCCGTCCGTCGTCGCCTGGCACGACGGGACGGCCGTCGGACACCTCGCGCTCGTGCCGGACCGCTCGGGCGAACACGAGCTCGGCCTGTTCGTCGCCGCCGACTACCGCGAGGCCGGGGTCGGGACGGAGCTCCTCCGCAGCGGCCTGGCTCACGCCCGCGAGACGGCCGTCTCGTCGATCTGGCTGTCCGTCGCCCGGACGAACGAGGACGCCAGACGACTGTTCCGCCGGGCCGGCTTCGTCGAGACGACGGAGACGGCGTTCACCGTGTACGCGGCGCGCGCGGTCAGGGAGTGA